In Bombus huntii isolate Logan2020A chromosome 9, iyBomHunt1.1, whole genome shotgun sequence, a single window of DNA contains:
- the LOC126869282 gene encoding uncharacterized protein LOC126869282 isoform X1, translated as MYFTTYRNLDSTECRRVSRFSINSRTMNAATILLVLVIGLANGQLNFEGNPLTEDTEYTAVESRFSEKTAARQETTVDVIDASAESPQNVHLLFSDVKNSSQYANPIKTSIDDHPVNHTWSHLEKQQRIVQSGRHLSANTYNQGIASVNNVEVALNSFLNSKTPEESRLSLDHYLQSREIPQNAKAMIANQQQLTQQPVTRVNQETVSSPVNQHLTAQLMQQRQAPQTFPVGQPVNQPTYGTPVNPVDLRSTMSNPATASLMQQQQMLQPYASGIQARNDVYYPGWYQRVRRVRGKPFPYAQSRGGPGFYAGPVPPVPFKQKGPPVEVIYTKPPGFHRGPPPINNPPVPYEDASAWFPEVDHPPAAKDVYYSQLYAQSYDPYYYNYIAKTGKIKPHLYGKLGKYHEEEGDGIWGELYRGFKKHGLKNIMTPTFLLGMTLPVVTLMLTALVQKRSLSRSDSRELTMENTIQDYLEQVQKAVECYEKKRRKRNASTDEC; from the exons atGTATTTCACGACGTATAGGAATTTGGACTCGACAGAATGTCGGAGAGTCAGTAGATTTTCCATTAATTCCAGAACCATGAACGCGGCAACGATCTTGTTGGTCCTCGTGATAGGATTAGCCAACGGTCAATTGAATTTCGAGGGTAACCCGTTGACGGAGGATACCGAGTACACGGCTGTGGAATCACGATTCTCCGAAAAAACTGCAGCACGACAGGAAACCACAGTGGACGTGATCGACGCTTCGGCAGAATCTCCTCAAAACGTTCATCTACTATTCTCAGACGTTAAAAACTCATCTCAATATGCAAATCCGATAAAAACTTCCATCGATGATCATCCAGTGAATCATACGTGGTCGCACCTTGAGAAGCAACAGAGGATCGTTCAATCGGGTCGTCATCTGTCTGCGAATACGTACAATCAAGGAATCGCCTCCGTCAACAACGTTGAAGTTGCCTTGAACTCTTTTCTTAATTCGAAGACGCCGGAGGAATCACGTCTGTCTCTGGACCATTATTTACAAAGCCGAGAAATCCCTCAAAATGCCAAAGCAATGATCGCCAATCAACAGCAATTAACGCAACAGCCAGTAACACGTGTTAATCAGGAGACCGTGTCTTCTCCGGTGAACCAACACTTGACTGCGCAACTCATGCAACAAAGGCAGGCGCCGCAAACTTTTCCAGTTGGCCAACCAGTTAATCAACCGACCTACGGTACGCCTGTGAACCCGGTGGATCTTCGTTCGACTATGTCAAATCCGGCAACCGCGTCACTGATGCAGCAACAGCAGATGTTACAACCGTACGCATCCGGAATTCAGGCAAGGAACGACGTCTACTATCCTGGATGGTATCAACGCGTAAGAAGGGTGCGTGGAAAGCCGTTTCCCTATGCGCAATCCAGGGGTGGTCCAGGATTCTACGCCGGACCGGTTCCTCCAG TGCCGTTCAAGCAGAAAGGTCCACCCGTTGAAGTAATCTACACGAAGCCACCAGGATTTCATCGTGGGCCACCACCTATCAACAATCCACCGGTTCCGTACGAAGACGCTAGTGCTTGGTTCCCTGAAGTTGATCATCCACCGGCAGCCAAAGATGTTTACTATTCTCAGCTATACGCTCAATCCTATGATCCTTATTACTACAATTATATCGCCAAAACGGGCAAAATAAAACCTCATCTGTACGGCAAATTAGGTAAGTATCACGAAGAAGAAGGGGACGGTATCTGGGGAGAATTGTATCGAGGATTCAAGAAACACGGCCTGAAGAATATCATGACACCAACGTTTCTCTTGGGAATGACTCTTCCTGTGGTCACTCTGATGCTCACGGCTCTCGTGCAGAAAAGGTCTCTGTCCAGGTCGGATTCGAGAGAATTGACAATGGAAAACACGATCCAGGATTATTTAGAACAAGTTCAGAAAGCCGTGGAATGTTACGAGAAGAAACGTAGGAAGAGGAACGCGAGTACAGATGAGTGTTAG
- the LOC126869282 gene encoding uncharacterized protein LOC126869282 isoform X2, whose amino-acid sequence MYIVRLYRTMNAATILLVLVIGLANGQLNFEGNPLTEDTEYTAVESRFSEKTAARQETTVDVIDASAESPQNVHLLFSDVKNSSQYANPIKTSIDDHPVNHTWSHLEKQQRIVQSGRHLSANTYNQGIASVNNVEVALNSFLNSKTPEESRLSLDHYLQSREIPQNAKAMIANQQQLTQQPVTRVNQETVSSPVNQHLTAQLMQQRQAPQTFPVGQPVNQPTYGTPVNPVDLRSTMSNPATASLMQQQQMLQPYASGIQARNDVYYPGWYQRVRRVRGKPFPYAQSRGGPGFYAGPVPPVPFKQKGPPVEVIYTKPPGFHRGPPPINNPPVPYEDASAWFPEVDHPPAAKDVYYSQLYAQSYDPYYYNYIAKTGKIKPHLYGKLGKYHEEEGDGIWGELYRGFKKHGLKNIMTPTFLLGMTLPVVTLMLTALVQKRSLSRSDSRELTMENTIQDYLEQVQKAVECYEKKRRKRNASTDEC is encoded by the exons ATGTACATTGTACGACTATATCG AACCATGAACGCGGCAACGATCTTGTTGGTCCTCGTGATAGGATTAGCCAACGGTCAATTGAATTTCGAGGGTAACCCGTTGACGGAGGATACCGAGTACACGGCTGTGGAATCACGATTCTCCGAAAAAACTGCAGCACGACAGGAAACCACAGTGGACGTGATCGACGCTTCGGCAGAATCTCCTCAAAACGTTCATCTACTATTCTCAGACGTTAAAAACTCATCTCAATATGCAAATCCGATAAAAACTTCCATCGATGATCATCCAGTGAATCATACGTGGTCGCACCTTGAGAAGCAACAGAGGATCGTTCAATCGGGTCGTCATCTGTCTGCGAATACGTACAATCAAGGAATCGCCTCCGTCAACAACGTTGAAGTTGCCTTGAACTCTTTTCTTAATTCGAAGACGCCGGAGGAATCACGTCTGTCTCTGGACCATTATTTACAAAGCCGAGAAATCCCTCAAAATGCCAAAGCAATGATCGCCAATCAACAGCAATTAACGCAACAGCCAGTAACACGTGTTAATCAGGAGACCGTGTCTTCTCCGGTGAACCAACACTTGACTGCGCAACTCATGCAACAAAGGCAGGCGCCGCAAACTTTTCCAGTTGGCCAACCAGTTAATCAACCGACCTACGGTACGCCTGTGAACCCGGTGGATCTTCGTTCGACTATGTCAAATCCGGCAACCGCGTCACTGATGCAGCAACAGCAGATGTTACAACCGTACGCATCCGGAATTCAGGCAAGGAACGACGTCTACTATCCTGGATGGTATCAACGCGTAAGAAGGGTGCGTGGAAAGCCGTTTCCCTATGCGCAATCCAGGGGTGGTCCAGGATTCTACGCCGGACCGGTTCCTCCAG TGCCGTTCAAGCAGAAAGGTCCACCCGTTGAAGTAATCTACACGAAGCCACCAGGATTTCATCGTGGGCCACCACCTATCAACAATCCACCGGTTCCGTACGAAGACGCTAGTGCTTGGTTCCCTGAAGTTGATCATCCACCGGCAGCCAAAGATGTTTACTATTCTCAGCTATACGCTCAATCCTATGATCCTTATTACTACAATTATATCGCCAAAACGGGCAAAATAAAACCTCATCTGTACGGCAAATTAGGTAAGTATCACGAAGAAGAAGGGGACGGTATCTGGGGAGAATTGTATCGAGGATTCAAGAAACACGGCCTGAAGAATATCATGACACCAACGTTTCTCTTGGGAATGACTCTTCCTGTGGTCACTCTGATGCTCACGGCTCTCGTGCAGAAAAGGTCTCTGTCCAGGTCGGATTCGAGAGAATTGACAATGGAAAACACGATCCAGGATTATTTAGAACAAGTTCAGAAAGCCGTGGAATGTTACGAGAAGAAACGTAGGAAGAGGAACGCGAGTACAGATGAGTGTTAG
- the LOC126869282 gene encoding uncharacterized protein LOC126869282 isoform X3 — protein sequence MNAATILLVLVIGLANGQLNFEGNPLTEDTEYTAVESRFSEKTAARQETTVDVIDASAESPQNVHLLFSDVKNSSQYANPIKTSIDDHPVNHTWSHLEKQQRIVQSGRHLSANTYNQGIASVNNVEVALNSFLNSKTPEESRLSLDHYLQSREIPQNAKAMIANQQQLTQQPVTRVNQETVSSPVNQHLTAQLMQQRQAPQTFPVGQPVNQPTYGTPVNPVDLRSTMSNPATASLMQQQQMLQPYASGIQARNDVYYPGWYQRVRRVRGKPFPYAQSRGGPGFYAGPVPPVPFKQKGPPVEVIYTKPPGFHRGPPPINNPPVPYEDASAWFPEVDHPPAAKDVYYSQLYAQSYDPYYYNYIAKTGKIKPHLYGKLGKYHEEEGDGIWGELYRGFKKHGLKNIMTPTFLLGMTLPVVTLMLTALVQKRSLSRSDSRELTMENTIQDYLEQVQKAVECYEKKRRKRNASTDEC from the exons ATGAACGCGGCAACGATCTTGTTGGTCCTCGTGATAGGATTAGCCAACGGTCAATTGAATTTCGAGGGTAACCCGTTGACGGAGGATACCGAGTACACGGCTGTGGAATCACGATTCTCCGAAAAAACTGCAGCACGACAGGAAACCACAGTGGACGTGATCGACGCTTCGGCAGAATCTCCTCAAAACGTTCATCTACTATTCTCAGACGTTAAAAACTCATCTCAATATGCAAATCCGATAAAAACTTCCATCGATGATCATCCAGTGAATCATACGTGGTCGCACCTTGAGAAGCAACAGAGGATCGTTCAATCGGGTCGTCATCTGTCTGCGAATACGTACAATCAAGGAATCGCCTCCGTCAACAACGTTGAAGTTGCCTTGAACTCTTTTCTTAATTCGAAGACGCCGGAGGAATCACGTCTGTCTCTGGACCATTATTTACAAAGCCGAGAAATCCCTCAAAATGCCAAAGCAATGATCGCCAATCAACAGCAATTAACGCAACAGCCAGTAACACGTGTTAATCAGGAGACCGTGTCTTCTCCGGTGAACCAACACTTGACTGCGCAACTCATGCAACAAAGGCAGGCGCCGCAAACTTTTCCAGTTGGCCAACCAGTTAATCAACCGACCTACGGTACGCCTGTGAACCCGGTGGATCTTCGTTCGACTATGTCAAATCCGGCAACCGCGTCACTGATGCAGCAACAGCAGATGTTACAACCGTACGCATCCGGAATTCAGGCAAGGAACGACGTCTACTATCCTGGATGGTATCAACGCGTAAGAAGGGTGCGTGGAAAGCCGTTTCCCTATGCGCAATCCAGGGGTGGTCCAGGATTCTACGCCGGACCGGTTCCTCCAG TGCCGTTCAAGCAGAAAGGTCCACCCGTTGAAGTAATCTACACGAAGCCACCAGGATTTCATCGTGGGCCACCACCTATCAACAATCCACCGGTTCCGTACGAAGACGCTAGTGCTTGGTTCCCTGAAGTTGATCATCCACCGGCAGCCAAAGATGTTTACTATTCTCAGCTATACGCTCAATCCTATGATCCTTATTACTACAATTATATCGCCAAAACGGGCAAAATAAAACCTCATCTGTACGGCAAATTAGGTAAGTATCACGAAGAAGAAGGGGACGGTATCTGGGGAGAATTGTATCGAGGATTCAAGAAACACGGCCTGAAGAATATCATGACACCAACGTTTCTCTTGGGAATGACTCTTCCTGTGGTCACTCTGATGCTCACGGCTCTCGTGCAGAAAAGGTCTCTGTCCAGGTCGGATTCGAGAGAATTGACAATGGAAAACACGATCCAGGATTATTTAGAACAAGTTCAGAAAGCCGTGGAATGTTACGAGAAGAAACGTAGGAAGAGGAACGCGAGTACAGATGAGTGTTAG
- the LOC126869276 gene encoding patched domain-containing protein 3-like isoform X1 has translation MHAATLCAYKRSPAVDIRPPNDVSVAATRMEQHRGRNTGITWKRLKDLLLDLHLNSDRVFYRIGLSIGKRPWLWLLVCFCINCICAPGLYFWREEFDDIELFVPEDSVIRSDAAWVKTHFRDDFRYESIIVTAPNVLEPEVLRSISKIEQTVKSVIVNNNTWEDVCAGYFTWFNMDNTTDIFNDLDVTTDILVELNNTVLKNGCIYQSIIQLWETSIKKDVRNLTKKEVLEDVTKAIRNKINDNILLDIAPLLSGIFYDKKGRVKGANATILNWLLKKSNPNSANWELEFINRVLHSNITFPPGMEVYAIASRSYLDSLHQILNSNLTVLCCGISLIAVYVMAMIGKCNALEQRIYLSIMGVFVVGQAILSSYGVCYYLGYSYGPIHSILPFLLLGIGVDNMFVIMQSLENLSETDQSTDIPIRIAKTMQQAGMSITVTSFTNIIAFAFGITTVMPTLRSFYAFATLGILFLYIYEVIFFVSCLVYDEKRLEARKDGCFCRPRLNWKPNECSQRNTQQIIFENYIGPGITKITAKVIILLITVGFLCVNTWAVFQLEQNFDPLWYLNQDSYPIQFNNKLKQYFPKYGKRAAIYMTGVDYYEDRESLSQLVKVLKRNRFINNSTLEPWFIAYEKWLNVTGKGDIESKEEYYNILTEYLLLTKEGQAYIKDINFDKLPAGEYNITTSQIPIQHVMINTTSEQIQAMQLIRESVQATNFSHGQDYIAIFSPDYVSWTANKVIGEELIRNLGLEIVTIGVVILMFLRNLRASFWVICCVFFTLVDLLGTMYFLNLTIEMSSSIMILLCAGLAVDYAAHMGLEFIRAKGSKKERAIATLSIVGPAVFNGGLSTFLAFVLLGSSEAYIFNTFFKLFTCVVIFGLFHGLLFLPVILSIVGPEERVRKERKETVVREHNGYCNVPLSQSEKEAGTGTAK, from the exons ATGCATGCTGCCACACTGTGTGCTTACAAACGTTCTCCCGCAGTGGACATTCGACCACCGAACGACGTAAGCGTCGCAGCCACGAGGATGGAACAGCATCGAGGAAGAAACACTGGGATCACGTGGAAACGTCTCAAAGATCTGCTGTTAGATCTTCATTTAAATTCAGATCGTGTGTTTTATCG TATTGGTTTGAGTATTGGAAAAAGACCCTGGCTGTGGCTGTTGGTGTGCTTCTGTATAAATTGTATCTGCGCACCTGGATTGTACTTCTGGAGGGAAGAATTCGACGACATCGAGCTCTTCGTGCCCGAAGACTCTGTGATACGTAGCGACGCCGCCTGGGTGAAGACACACTTCCGGGACGATTTCCGATACGAAAGTATCATCGTCACGGCCCCCAACGTTTTGGAGCCGGAAGTGCTGCGCTCG ATTAGCAAGATAGAACAGACAGTAAAATCAGTCATAGTGAACAATAACACCTGGGAAGATGTGTGTGCAGG GTACTTCACGTGGTTCAACATGGACAACACGACAGACATCTTCAACGATCTCGATGTCACTACAGACATCCTGGTCGAATTGAACAACACGGTGCTAAAAAATGGATGTATATATCAATCCATCATACAACTTTGGGAAACCAGTATAAAGAAGGACGTTCGTAATTTGACGAAGAAGGAGGTGCTTGAGGACGTGACCAAAGCAATCAGGAACAA GATCAACGACAATATCCTGCTGGATATTGCACCTCTGCTTTCGGGGATATTCTATGACAAGAAAGGTCGAGTTAAAGGTGCCAACGCAACTATTCTAAATTGGTTGCTGAAGAAATCTAATCCAAATTCAGCCAACTGGGAACTAGAGTTCATAAATCGCGTTCTCCATTCGAATATCACGTTTCCTCCAGGAATGGAGGTATATGCGATAGCTTCGCGAAGTTATTTAGACTCTCTGCATCAAATATTGAACAGTAATCTGACGGTGTTATGCTGTGGAATATCTTTGATAGCAGTCTACGTAATGGCGATGATCGGTAAATGCAACGCGCTAGAACAACGAATTTATCTTTCAATAATGGGGGTGTTCGTGGTTGGTCAGGCGATTTTGTCCTCTTACGGAGTGTGTTACTACTTGGGTTACTCATATGGACCTATACATTCTATCCTTCCGTTTCTACTTCTTGGTATAGGCGTCGATAACATGTTCGTGATCATGCAAAGCCTGGAGAATCTCTCAGAGACTGATCAGTCTACGGATATTCCGATACGCATTGCTAAAACTATGCAACAGGCTG gTATGTCGATCACTGTGACATCCTTCACGAACATTATCGCGTTTGCCTTTGGCATTACAACTGTGATGCCTACTCTCAGATCTTTCTACGCATTCGCCACATTAgggattttatttttatacatatatgaagTTATATTCTTCGTGAGCTGTCTTGTATACGATGAAAAGAGGCTCGAAGCTCGCAAGGACGGTTGCTTCTGCCGACCCAGATTAAACTGGAAACCCAACGAATGTAGTCAGAGAAACACTCAACAGATTATCTTCGAAAATTATATCGGCCCGGGAATCACCAAGATCACAGCAAAAGTAATTATCCTATTAATCACTGTCGGCTTCCTGTGCGTTAACACGTGGGCAGTATTTCAATTGGAGCAAAATTTCGACCCACTTTGGTATTTGAATCAAGACTCCTATCCGATTCAGTTTAACAACAAATTGAAACAGTATTTTCCAAAATATGGGAAACGAGCCGCAATTTATATGACCGGCGTAGATTACTACGAAGACCGTGAATCTCTTTCTCAGCTGGTAAAAGTTCTAAAACGTAATCGGTTCATTAACAATAGCACCCTCGAGCCATGGTTTATTGCCTATGAGAAATGGCTGAATGTTACTGGTAAAG GTGATATTGAGAGCaaagaagaatattataatattttgacGGAATATTTACTTTTGACGAAAGAAGGTCAAGCATACATAAAAGATATCAATTTCGATAAATTGCCGGCTggagaatataatataacg aCGTCGCAAATTCCTATACAACATGTTATGATTAACACAACATCGGAACAAATACAAGCGATGCAACTTATCAGGGAATCGGTTCAAGCAACGAATTTCTCTCATGGCCAGGATTATATAGCAATATTCTCGCCTGATTACGTTTCATGGACAGCAAACAAA GTCATAGGAGAGGAATTGATCAGGAATTTAGGTCTAGAAATAGTGACCATCGGCGTAGTAATATTGATGTTCCTTAGAAACTTACGAGCATCATTTTGGGTGATTTGTTGCGTATTCTTTACACTTGTTGACTTACTGGGTACCATGTACTTTCTAAATTTGACCATAGAAATGTCCTCGAGTATCATGATTCTATTATGTGCGGGGCTGGCGGTTGACTATGCTGCACATATGGGATTAGAATTCATACGCGCAAAGGGTAGCAAAAAAG AACGTGCGATAGCGACGCTTTCTATTGTTGGTCCAGCTGTATTTAACGGAGGTTTAAGTACGTTCCTAGCATTCGTTTTGCTAGGTTCTAGCGAAGCTTACATATTCAATACCTTCTTTAAG TTATTCACATGTGTAGTGATATTTGGTCTGTTTCACGGTCTGTTATTTTTACCAGTAATCTTAAGCATAGTCGGACCTGAAGAaagagtaagaaaagaaagaaaagaaactgtAGTAAGAGAACACAATGGATATTGTAATGTTCCTTTATCTCAAAGTGAGAAAG aaGCAGGGACTGGAACTGCCAAATAA
- the LOC126869276 gene encoding patched domain-containing protein 3-like isoform X2: MDNTTDIFNDLDVTTDILVELNNTVLKNGCIYQSIIQLWETSIKKDVRNLTKKEVLEDVTKAIRNKINDNILLDIAPLLSGIFYDKKGRVKGANATILNWLLKKSNPNSANWELEFINRVLHSNITFPPGMEVYAIASRSYLDSLHQILNSNLTVLCCGISLIAVYVMAMIGKCNALEQRIYLSIMGVFVVGQAILSSYGVCYYLGYSYGPIHSILPFLLLGIGVDNMFVIMQSLENLSETDQSTDIPIRIAKTMQQAGMSITVTSFTNIIAFAFGITTVMPTLRSFYAFATLGILFLYIYEVIFFVSCLVYDEKRLEARKDGCFCRPRLNWKPNECSQRNTQQIIFENYIGPGITKITAKVIILLITVGFLCVNTWAVFQLEQNFDPLWYLNQDSYPIQFNNKLKQYFPKYGKRAAIYMTGVDYYEDRESLSQLVKVLKRNRFINNSTLEPWFIAYEKWLNVTGKGDIESKEEYYNILTEYLLLTKEGQAYIKDINFDKLPAGEYNITTSQIPIQHVMINTTSEQIQAMQLIRESVQATNFSHGQDYIAIFSPDYVSWTANKVIGEELIRNLGLEIVTIGVVILMFLRNLRASFWVICCVFFTLVDLLGTMYFLNLTIEMSSSIMILLCAGLAVDYAAHMGLEFIRAKGSKKERAIATLSIVGPAVFNGGLSTFLAFVLLGSSEAYIFNTFFKLFTCVVIFGLFHGLLFLPVILSIVGPEERVRKERKETVVREHNGYCNVPLSQSEKEAGTGTAK; encoded by the exons ATGGACAACACGACAGACATCTTCAACGATCTCGATGTCACTACAGACATCCTGGTCGAATTGAACAACACGGTGCTAAAAAATGGATGTATATATCAATCCATCATACAACTTTGGGAAACCAGTATAAAGAAGGACGTTCGTAATTTGACGAAGAAGGAGGTGCTTGAGGACGTGACCAAAGCAATCAGGAACAA GATCAACGACAATATCCTGCTGGATATTGCACCTCTGCTTTCGGGGATATTCTATGACAAGAAAGGTCGAGTTAAAGGTGCCAACGCAACTATTCTAAATTGGTTGCTGAAGAAATCTAATCCAAATTCAGCCAACTGGGAACTAGAGTTCATAAATCGCGTTCTCCATTCGAATATCACGTTTCCTCCAGGAATGGAGGTATATGCGATAGCTTCGCGAAGTTATTTAGACTCTCTGCATCAAATATTGAACAGTAATCTGACGGTGTTATGCTGTGGAATATCTTTGATAGCAGTCTACGTAATGGCGATGATCGGTAAATGCAACGCGCTAGAACAACGAATTTATCTTTCAATAATGGGGGTGTTCGTGGTTGGTCAGGCGATTTTGTCCTCTTACGGAGTGTGTTACTACTTGGGTTACTCATATGGACCTATACATTCTATCCTTCCGTTTCTACTTCTTGGTATAGGCGTCGATAACATGTTCGTGATCATGCAAAGCCTGGAGAATCTCTCAGAGACTGATCAGTCTACGGATATTCCGATACGCATTGCTAAAACTATGCAACAGGCTG gTATGTCGATCACTGTGACATCCTTCACGAACATTATCGCGTTTGCCTTTGGCATTACAACTGTGATGCCTACTCTCAGATCTTTCTACGCATTCGCCACATTAgggattttatttttatacatatatgaagTTATATTCTTCGTGAGCTGTCTTGTATACGATGAAAAGAGGCTCGAAGCTCGCAAGGACGGTTGCTTCTGCCGACCCAGATTAAACTGGAAACCCAACGAATGTAGTCAGAGAAACACTCAACAGATTATCTTCGAAAATTATATCGGCCCGGGAATCACCAAGATCACAGCAAAAGTAATTATCCTATTAATCACTGTCGGCTTCCTGTGCGTTAACACGTGGGCAGTATTTCAATTGGAGCAAAATTTCGACCCACTTTGGTATTTGAATCAAGACTCCTATCCGATTCAGTTTAACAACAAATTGAAACAGTATTTTCCAAAATATGGGAAACGAGCCGCAATTTATATGACCGGCGTAGATTACTACGAAGACCGTGAATCTCTTTCTCAGCTGGTAAAAGTTCTAAAACGTAATCGGTTCATTAACAATAGCACCCTCGAGCCATGGTTTATTGCCTATGAGAAATGGCTGAATGTTACTGGTAAAG GTGATATTGAGAGCaaagaagaatattataatattttgacGGAATATTTACTTTTGACGAAAGAAGGTCAAGCATACATAAAAGATATCAATTTCGATAAATTGCCGGCTggagaatataatataacg aCGTCGCAAATTCCTATACAACATGTTATGATTAACACAACATCGGAACAAATACAAGCGATGCAACTTATCAGGGAATCGGTTCAAGCAACGAATTTCTCTCATGGCCAGGATTATATAGCAATATTCTCGCCTGATTACGTTTCATGGACAGCAAACAAA GTCATAGGAGAGGAATTGATCAGGAATTTAGGTCTAGAAATAGTGACCATCGGCGTAGTAATATTGATGTTCCTTAGAAACTTACGAGCATCATTTTGGGTGATTTGTTGCGTATTCTTTACACTTGTTGACTTACTGGGTACCATGTACTTTCTAAATTTGACCATAGAAATGTCCTCGAGTATCATGATTCTATTATGTGCGGGGCTGGCGGTTGACTATGCTGCACATATGGGATTAGAATTCATACGCGCAAAGGGTAGCAAAAAAG AACGTGCGATAGCGACGCTTTCTATTGTTGGTCCAGCTGTATTTAACGGAGGTTTAAGTACGTTCCTAGCATTCGTTTTGCTAGGTTCTAGCGAAGCTTACATATTCAATACCTTCTTTAAG TTATTCACATGTGTAGTGATATTTGGTCTGTTTCACGGTCTGTTATTTTTACCAGTAATCTTAAGCATAGTCGGACCTGAAGAaagagtaagaaaagaaagaaaagaaactgtAGTAAGAGAACACAATGGATATTGTAATGTTCCTTTATCTCAAAGTGAGAAAG aaGCAGGGACTGGAACTGCCAAATAA
- the LOC126869289 gene encoding uncharacterized protein LOC126869289 — protein MSNTKEFFLSVIQRIFSNWTALRMAVEHGMGTKGMAINFCFYMTEVMYMNESLNSSEIANELEDYMDEHFNTELQDDSAMQVAEELLKFYRYCTENTENLVTIELAKLPPLQPWLVTNEPAKRIQTSCAIENDSSEEEETSDGMQVVDEWTEVRGRRNR, from the exons ATGTCAAAtacaaaagaattttttctttcgGTTATACAACGTATTTTCAGTAATTGGACTGCTTTAAGG aTGGCAGTGGAACATGGTATGGGTACAAAGGGAATGGCTATAAATTTTTGCTTTTACATGACAGAGGTTATGTACATGAACG AAAGTCTGAATAGTAGTGAAATTGCCAATGAATTAGAAGATTATATGGATGAGCATTTCAATACAGAACTTCAAGACGATAGTGCAATGCAAGTTGCAGAAGAATTATTGAAGTTTTATCGTTATTGTACTGAAAATACTGAAAATCTGGTAACGATAGAGCTTGCGAAACTGCCACCATTACAACCATGGCTTGTTACAAATGAACCTGCAAAAAGAATTCAAACCTCTTGTGCTATAGAAAATGATAGTtctgaagaagaagaaacatctGATGGTATGCAAGTTGTAGATGAATGGACAGAAGTCAGAGGTAGACGAAACAGATAA